The sequence GGCGTCTGCCAGATGCAATAGTGGCGTGCATTGGTGGCGGGAGCAATGCGATTGGTATGTTCCATCCATTTTTGGACGATGAAGAAGTAGCGTTGTACGGAGTGGAAGCGGCAGGAAGTGGATTGGGAACGGGACTGCACGCGGCTGCCATTTCGGATGGTAAAGAAGGTGTTTTGCACGGAGCGTATATGTATGTACTGCAAGACGCGGATGGATTTATACAGGAAGCACATTCGATTTCCGCAGGGCTTGATTATCCAGCTGTTGGACCAGAGCATTGCCATTTGCATGATATTGGTCGCGTCAAGTATACAGCGGTGACAGATGCAGGAGCATTGGAAGGTTTGCAGCTGTTAGCGAAATTGGAAGGTATCATTCCAGCATTGGAAAGCGCACATGCCGTGCAGTATGCAGTTGAATTGGCAGGTCAGATGAGTGAGGAGGAAGTTCTTGTAATTTGCTTATCTGGTCGTGGTGATAAAGATGTTCAAACGGTGCGAGATGCTTTGGGAGGTGGAGTGAAATGACGAAAAAGATTCTATCAGATGCCATCAATGCTTGTGTTGAACGTGGCAATAAAGCATTTGTCCCATATATTATGGCGGGAGATGGTGGGATGACGGCGTTGAAGGAGCAGATTTTATTCCTTCAGGAAGCAGGCGTGACGGCGATTGAACTTGGCATTCCCTTTTCGGATCCAGTGGCGGATGGCCCGGTCATTCAGGAAGCGGGAGAACGGGCACTCAGCTCTGGGGTAACGCTTCGCAAGGTGTTGAAAGAACTTACTTTGTTTATCGATGAAGTGACAGTTCCGTTAGTCATCATGAGCTATTTGAATCCGATTTTAAGCTATGGCATCCCTGAATTTGTTAAGGATTGCGGTGACAGTGGGGTTCGTGGTCTGATTGTTCCAGATTTGCCGCTTGAGGAAAATGATTTGCTGCGGGATGCACTGGCTGATTCTGAAATTGCACTTATTCAGCTCGTATCGTTAACAAGTCCGCCGGAACGGATACAGAAAATTACGGCAGCAGGAGAAGGCTTTATTTACGCGGTAACAGTGAATGGAATTACGGGTGTGCGCGATGGTTTTGGTGATGAACTGCAAGCGCATTTGGAGGGACTCAAGGCAGTTAGTCCAGTCCCAGTGCTTGCTGGATTTGGAATTTCGACGCCTGAACAGGTACAATCGATTGGCGCTTTTGCCGATGGTGTGATTGTAGGTAGTGCAATTGTGGACGCATTTCATCGTGGGGATTTGCCGATGGTGGCGGCATTGGTGAAGGCGGCGGAGAAAGAAGTTTATAGTTGAAATAAAATGCCTCTCCACACATGCGGAGAGGCGTTTTATTGTTGGGGTAGTTTAGTTTTATGAAAAGGTATCCGAGTTTCCGTCCAGGGTGTCCCAGTTTCGGAAAAAGGTATCCGAGTTTTCATCCGCGGTGTCCCGGTTTCGGAAAAAGGTATCCGAGTTTTCGTCCACAGTGTCCCGGTTTCTGAAAAAGGTGTTCGAGTTCGCCCTCCGACGTAGCTTAGTTTCTATTTTGATCTTCAAGCATAGCTTCCGCCATTCTTTTCTTCGTAATCCAGCCTGATCCGAAATCGATAAGGGGTTTCATCGGCATGATTTTACAAGTGGCTTGTCCTAATAAGCCATGGATGCCTAAATCGGGATTTATTTTTTCGAATGCCTTGACGAGTTCTGGGAACATGTCAGAGTCAAGATAAGCCATTTCGTAAGTTGCCCAAACTCGTTTGCCATTTTGTAACATAGCAGCACCATCTGAAGAAGTTGTTAGTCCTGGTGCAAGATATTCGGCTAGATGAAGAGCTGTGCACGTATCATAATCGACACCAATCATCACAATTTTCACATCTGCCCCCAACATTTTTCCAAGTGGCGAAGTCATGCCAAATGAGTCATATAGGGAATGCTTATCCATCCAGTTTTCCGCATGTTGACCCCACGCTATAAAGGAGTGGGCGGGATGATCACTTCGAATCGTTTCGGGATGCCGGTGGAAACATTCGGCGATTTTCCCCATACCCCGCAGATTTGTGAGGTG comes from Sporosarcina sp. FSL K6-3457 and encodes:
- the trpA gene encoding tryptophan synthase subunit alpha translates to MTKKILSDAINACVERGNKAFVPYIMAGDGGMTALKEQILFLQEAGVTAIELGIPFSDPVADGPVIQEAGERALSSGVTLRKVLKELTLFIDEVTVPLVIMSYLNPILSYGIPEFVKDCGDSGVRGLIVPDLPLEENDLLRDALADSEIALIQLVSLTSPPERIQKITAAGEGFIYAVTVNGITGVRDGFGDELQAHLEGLKAVSPVPVLAGFGISTPEQVQSIGAFADGVIVGSAIVDAFHRGDLPMVAALVKAAEKEVYS
- a CDS encoding aminoglycoside N(3)-acetyltransferase — its product is MSELNTIRHTHTFQSTNTLQQQLHTLGIKTGDNIIVHSSLRSMGWIAGGTQAVVEALMETVTRTGTIVMPAQSADNSDPSYWRLPPVPEEWHESIRQSLPAYNPHLTNLRGMGKIAECFHRHPETIRSDHPAHSFIAWGQHAENWMDKHSLYDSFGMTSPLGKMLGADVKIVMIGVDYDTCTALHLAEYLAPGLTTSSDGAAMLQNGKRVWATYEMAYLDSDMFPELVKAFEKINPDLGIHGLLGQATCKIMPMKPLIDFGSGWITKKRMAEAMLEDQNRN